In the genome of Rhodothermus sp., one region contains:
- the recG gene encoding ATP-dependent DNA helicase RecG, translated as MVDLRVLETAVRYVAGVGPRRAEALARVGVHTVRDLLHYFPRRYLDRSTIVPLRRLDERLGAVTVVGTVRVAGMVEGKGRKRFELILEDESGGRLKCVWFNRLNWVARTFKPGDRVAFHGKVQRFGYTFSMTHPDFDRLDGEGAALATGRIIALYPGGSTLEKVGLTSRTFRRILYTFFKQQGVRLPEILPEWIRTRYDLIDGRVALRAVHFPRSQQELARARERLKFEELFFIQLMLARTKQIRQAVAGPRFGPPGERFHRFLNEILPFELTGAQQRALDDIIRDTTSGLQMNRLIQGDVGSGKTVVAMAAILHAVDNGYQSAFMVPTEILAEQHYANMRRYLDPLGVEVRLLLGGQRRSLREEILADLAEGRAHVAVGTHAVIQETVRFHRLGLAIVDEQHRFGVVQRAELFNKGENPHMLLMTATPIPRSLALTLYGDLDVSIIDERPAGRKPVITWIRSEKRRGEVYAFLKEQLRQGRQAYVVYPLVEESEKMDLQDAENGYRRLKELFRPYRVDLLHGRMLPYEKEEAMERFKNGETDILVATTVIEVGVDVPNATVMIIEHAERFGLSQLHQLRGRVGRGAEQSYCILMVDHRRTAEAETRLQVMAETDDGFKISEMDLKLRGAGDFFGTRQSGLPDLKIADITQDQPILIKAREAAFELIRRDPNLEAPEHAVLRAYYDRFYASQSLGFARVG; from the coding sequence GTGGTTGACCTGCGTGTTTTAGAGACAGCGGTACGGTACGTGGCCGGGGTGGGACCGCGTCGGGCCGAAGCGCTGGCGCGGGTTGGCGTGCACACTGTACGGGATCTGCTGCACTACTTTCCTCGGCGTTACCTGGACCGTTCGACGATCGTCCCACTCCGGCGTCTGGACGAACGTCTGGGGGCGGTAACGGTCGTAGGGACCGTGCGCGTGGCCGGCATGGTCGAGGGCAAGGGCCGCAAACGGTTCGAGCTAATTCTGGAAGACGAAAGCGGTGGCCGTCTGAAGTGTGTCTGGTTCAACCGCCTGAACTGGGTGGCCAGGACTTTCAAGCCCGGCGATCGGGTCGCTTTTCACGGCAAAGTGCAGCGTTTCGGTTACACGTTTTCCATGACGCATCCCGATTTCGACCGGCTCGACGGCGAAGGTGCGGCGCTGGCCACCGGTCGCATCATTGCGCTGTACCCGGGCGGAAGTACGCTGGAAAAGGTCGGGCTTACCAGTCGTACGTTTCGCCGCATTCTGTACACGTTTTTTAAACAGCAGGGGGTGAGGCTTCCGGAGATCCTGCCGGAGTGGATCCGCACCCGCTATGATCTGATCGATGGTCGGGTGGCGCTGCGTGCCGTACATTTCCCGCGCAGTCAGCAGGAGCTGGCGCGTGCGCGCGAGCGGCTCAAGTTTGAGGAGCTGTTTTTTATTCAGCTCATGCTGGCCCGTACGAAGCAGATCCGGCAGGCAGTGGCCGGGCCGCGCTTTGGTCCACCGGGCGAACGTTTCCACCGTTTTCTCAACGAGATCTTGCCTTTCGAGCTGACCGGTGCGCAGCAGCGGGCACTGGACGACATCATCCGAGATACCACGTCGGGGTTGCAGATGAATCGGCTGATCCAGGGCGACGTGGGCAGTGGCAAGACGGTGGTGGCCATGGCGGCCATTTTGCATGCCGTGGACAATGGCTACCAGAGTGCCTTCATGGTGCCTACCGAGATTCTGGCTGAGCAGCACTATGCCAACATGCGTCGCTATCTGGATCCACTGGGGGTCGAGGTGCGGTTGCTGCTGGGCGGACAGCGCAGATCGCTGCGCGAGGAAATTCTGGCTGATCTGGCCGAAGGTCGGGCGCATGTGGCCGTGGGTACCCATGCCGTGATTCAGGAGACCGTGCGGTTTCACCGGCTGGGACTGGCGATCGTGGACGAGCAGCATCGCTTTGGCGTGGTGCAACGGGCTGAACTGTTCAACAAAGGCGAAAATCCGCACATGCTGCTCATGACGGCCACGCCGATTCCGCGGTCGCTGGCCCTGACGCTCTATGGTGATCTGGATGTGTCGATCATCGATGAGCGACCGGCCGGACGCAAGCCGGTGATCACCTGGATTCGCTCTGAAAAGCGGCGAGGAGAAGTGTATGCTTTTCTAAAGGAGCAACTCCGGCAGGGACGTCAGGCGTACGTGGTTTATCCGCTTGTGGAGGAAAGCGAGAAGATGGATCTGCAGGATGCCGAAAACGGCTATCGGCGGCTTAAGGAGCTGTTTCGACCCTATCGCGTGGACCTGCTTCACGGCCGGATGCTTCCCTATGAGAAGGAGGAGGCCATGGAGCGCTTCAAGAATGGGGAGACCGACATCCTGGTAGCCACCACGGTCATTGAAGTGGGGGTGGACGTGCCAAACGCCACGGTCATGATTATTGAACATGCCGAGCGTTTCGGGCTCAGTCAGCTCCACCAGCTCCGGGGGCGTGTCGGACGCGGGGCTGAACAGAGCTATTGCATTCTGATGGTGGACCATCGGCGCACGGCCGAAGCCGAGACGCGCCTGCAGGTAATGGCCGAGACGGATGACGGCTTCAAGATCAGTGAGATGGATCTGAAGCTACGAGGGGCTGGCGACTTCTTTGGCACGCGCCAGAGCGGATTGCCGGACCTGAAGATTGCCGACATCACACAGGATCAGCCTATCCTGATCAAAGCCCGCGAGGCCGCCTTTGAACTGATTCGCCGCGATCCGAATCTGGAAGCCCCGGAGCATGCTGTGCTGCGGGCCTATTATGACCGATTTTATGCCAGCCAGTCTCTGGGATTTGCCCGGGTGGGTTAA
- the tesB gene encoding acyl-CoA thioesterase II, giving the protein MSEPIDHLLHLLNLERIEANIFRGPSRDIGSPTVFGGQVLGQALRAAAYTVPPERQIHSLHAYFILPGDPSAPIVYMVERLRDGRSFTTRRVTAIQHGRPIFNLSASFQIEESGVEHQDPMPEVPPPEELISEAELRRQLAEQVPEVLRPFLLHERPIEIRPVEPVHLLFPEKRPPRRHAWIRAAGTLPDDPALHQSVLAYASDFGFMGTAMLPHGLSFLQPHVQAASLDHAMWFYRPFRADEWLLFAMESPVAAHARGLNRGLFFQRDGTLIAAVVQEGLMRIRSD; this is encoded by the coding sequence ATGAGTGAACCGATTGATCACCTGTTGCATTTGCTCAATCTGGAGCGCATCGAGGCAAACATCTTCCGCGGGCCAAGCCGCGATATTGGCAGTCCCACGGTGTTTGGCGGTCAGGTGCTCGGCCAGGCACTGCGCGCGGCCGCCTACACGGTACCTCCAGAGCGGCAGATTCATTCCCTGCATGCCTACTTCATCCTGCCCGGCGATCCCTCGGCTCCTATTGTTTATATGGTTGAACGGTTACGTGATGGACGGAGCTTTACCACGCGTCGCGTCACGGCCATCCAGCATGGTCGCCCGATTTTCAACCTGTCTGCTTCGTTCCAGATCGAAGAGTCCGGTGTGGAGCATCAGGATCCCATGCCCGAAGTACCGCCTCCCGAAGAGCTGATCTCCGAAGCGGAATTGCGGCGCCAGCTGGCGGAGCAAGTCCCGGAAGTGCTTCGCCCGTTCCTGCTGCACGAGCGCCCCATTGAAATACGGCCAGTCGAACCCGTCCACCTGCTTTTTCCCGAAAAGCGCCCGCCGCGGCGTCATGCCTGGATTCGCGCCGCCGGCACCCTACCCGACGATCCCGCGCTGCACCAGAGCGTGCTGGCCTATGCGTCGGATTTTGGATTCATGGGCACTGCCATGTTGCCGCATGGCCTGTCGTTCCTGCAGCCGCATGTGCAGGCGGCAAGTCTGGACCATGCCATGTGGTTTTACCGTCCCTTTCGCGCCGACGAATGGCTGCTGTTTGCCATGGAAAGCCCTGTCGCCGCCCACGCCCGCGGCCTGAACCGTGGCCTCTTCTTTCAGCGTGACGGCACGCTCATAGCCGCCGTCGTCCAGGAAGGCCTCATGCGCATCCGGTCGGATTAA
- a CDS encoding SDR family oxidoreductase codes for MAWTIDLHGRVVLVTGASRGIGRALAEGLARAGATVAVHYHRNREAAETLAVHLGRGARAFEADLADVTACQRLFNEVLAAYGRLDVLVNNAGVALGAELDAPLETWQAIWERTIAVNLRAPELLCRLAIQHFLKQGGGRIINIASRAAFRGDTPEYMAYAASKGGLVALTRSIARSPKLGRAGIRAFIVAPGFTRTDMAQDFIDRYGPEIALGDIALERLTEPEDLAPIVVLLASGLADHATGCTIDVNAGSYVH; via the coding sequence ATGGCCTGGACCATTGATCTGCATGGACGCGTCGTGCTGGTGACGGGCGCCAGTCGGGGCATCGGCCGGGCATTGGCTGAAGGACTGGCGCGGGCCGGAGCAACGGTGGCCGTACACTACCACCGCAATCGCGAAGCAGCTGAGACGCTTGCTGTCCATCTTGGCCGGGGCGCCCGGGCCTTCGAAGCCGACCTGGCCGACGTAACCGCCTGCCAACGGCTGTTTAACGAGGTGTTGGCCGCCTATGGCCGCCTGGATGTGCTTGTAAACAATGCAGGCGTGGCCCTGGGTGCCGAACTGGACGCCCCTCTTGAGACGTGGCAGGCAATCTGGGAACGCACCATAGCGGTCAACCTGCGGGCCCCGGAGCTGCTCTGTCGCCTGGCCATTCAGCACTTTCTGAAACAGGGCGGCGGCCGCATTATCAACATCGCCTCACGCGCTGCCTTCCGGGGCGACACGCCCGAATATATGGCCTACGCTGCCTCCAAGGGTGGCCTGGTGGCGCTGACGCGTTCCATTGCTCGCAGCCCGAAGCTGGGCCGTGCCGGCATTCGTGCCTTCATTGTGGCGCCGGGCTTCACACGCACCGATATGGCCCAGGACTTTATCGATCGGTATGGCCCTGAAATCGCTCTGGGCGACATCGCGCTGGAACGGCTGACCGAACCTGAAGACCTGGCGCCCATCGTGGTGCTGCTGGCCAGCGGACTGGCCGATCATGCCACCGGCTGCACGATCGACGTGAATGCAGGCAGTTACGTGCACTAA
- a CDS encoding TonB-dependent receptor, with protein sequence MRNRFLFGILCLLSGLSLSVRAQQAVLIGQVLDAETHAPLPGAHVLVNNTAYGTTTSTAGLFTLYLVAGRYTVSVRFVGYETIRRPIELTAGDTVFVPILLQPVSFELEGIQVTALRPDLSPTAQLQEAAVREANPRDAGELLRVLPGLAAVRRGPLGLDPVVRGLRETEVGVYLDGSRLFPAGPARMDSPMSHFDPTIIQSMEVVKGPYALTWGAGNLSAIRVETRGLRTLVSGRMQGRLHAGYDTNLQAFENGIQLGYRQGALGLLTQLAWRQGGDYRAGDGSRIPANFRSQEVRLKLGYLPAPDMHLVVAAGYQAQRNLDYPGLILNADFFDAYALSVSLQRTFPSGLLRALDVQAYYNAVDHGMDNDGKPTAKPDPDRMPPFALDVQIDSGIDVVGGRLALTLVPGFADELEIGADVYHTYRKATRWIRRRDTGQLLFEDLVWPQARITDLGFFARMTHSPTARWQVSATARLDLVDARADTASTFFLENVATDLTAREASLSGALTVNWLPHPRWSIALGIGSATRTADATERYADRLPASKAQISAEFVGNPDLRPERSTQVDFWLETTQPGWSLSLNLFARRLDNYITLEPTDLPKRLPLSPPTVFRYVNGTAMFYGGEAMLAVRLPYALTFTTTGSYLWGRDETRNEPAFGIAPPRLDLGLRYEPSTRFFAELIFHQIARQQRVAISRGETPTDGYTTVDLKTGVRLHRQWRLQFGIQNLTDATYADHLNARNPFTGHRILEPGRVFFFDLTLAF encoded by the coding sequence ATGCGTAATCGGTTTTTATTTGGAATCCTTTGCCTGCTTTCTGGCCTGTCCCTGTCTGTCCGAGCGCAGCAGGCCGTACTGATTGGACAGGTACTCGACGCCGAGACGCACGCGCCCCTGCCCGGTGCGCATGTGCTTGTCAACAACACAGCCTATGGCACGACTACCAGCACGGCTGGTCTATTTACCCTGTACCTGGTAGCTGGCCGCTACACGGTTTCGGTACGGTTTGTAGGCTATGAGACGATCCGACGACCGATCGAACTGACAGCCGGCGATACCGTGTTTGTGCCGATTTTGCTGCAGCCTGTCAGTTTTGAACTGGAAGGTATTCAGGTGACCGCCCTACGGCCAGACCTATCCCCCACGGCCCAGCTGCAGGAGGCGGCCGTGCGCGAAGCCAATCCACGCGATGCGGGCGAGCTCCTGCGTGTCTTGCCCGGTCTGGCAGCCGTGCGGCGAGGGCCTCTTGGCCTTGATCCAGTTGTTCGTGGACTGCGTGAAACCGAAGTAGGCGTCTATCTGGACGGTTCAAGGCTTTTCCCGGCCGGGCCGGCGCGTATGGACTCTCCTATGAGCCATTTTGACCCTACCATTATCCAGTCGATGGAGGTTGTGAAAGGCCCGTATGCACTGACGTGGGGCGCCGGCAACCTGAGTGCCATTCGTGTCGAAACCCGTGGGCTACGCACGCTGGTGTCTGGCCGTATGCAGGGTCGGCTCCACGCCGGCTACGATACCAACCTGCAAGCCTTCGAAAACGGAATCCAGCTCGGCTATCGACAGGGAGCTCTGGGGCTGCTCACGCAGCTGGCCTGGCGGCAGGGCGGCGATTATCGGGCCGGCGATGGCTCACGCATTCCGGCCAACTTCCGCTCTCAAGAAGTGCGCCTGAAACTCGGCTATCTGCCAGCGCCTGACATGCACCTGGTCGTTGCCGCTGGCTATCAGGCACAGCGCAATCTGGACTATCCCGGACTCATTCTGAACGCTGACTTCTTCGATGCCTATGCGCTCTCGGTCTCCTTGCAGCGCACGTTCCCCAGCGGCTTGCTGCGTGCACTGGACGTACAGGCCTACTACAATGCCGTCGATCACGGCATGGACAATGACGGCAAACCGACGGCCAAACCCGACCCCGACCGTATGCCGCCGTTTGCTCTTGATGTCCAGATCGACTCGGGCATCGACGTCGTCGGCGGCCGCCTGGCTCTGACGCTGGTTCCGGGATTTGCTGACGAGCTGGAAATCGGCGCGGATGTGTACCACACCTATCGAAAGGCCACGCGATGGATTCGCCGCCGCGACACCGGCCAGCTACTGTTCGAAGACCTGGTCTGGCCACAGGCCCGGATCACAGACCTCGGCTTTTTTGCGCGTATGACCCATAGCCCAACTGCCCGCTGGCAGGTGTCCGCTACTGCCCGACTCGACCTGGTCGACGCTCGGGCCGACACGGCCAGCACGTTCTTCCTGGAAAACGTAGCGACCGACCTGACCGCCCGCGAAGCCAGTCTGAGCGGAGCCCTCACGGTAAACTGGTTGCCCCATCCGCGATGGAGCATCGCGCTGGGCATTGGGTCAGCCACACGCACAGCCGATGCTACTGAGCGCTATGCAGACCGGCTACCTGCCAGCAAAGCCCAGATAAGCGCCGAGTTTGTGGGCAACCCGGACCTGCGCCCCGAACGCAGTACACAGGTCGATTTCTGGCTGGAAACCACGCAGCCGGGCTGGAGTCTGTCGCTGAACCTGTTTGCCCGTCGTCTTGACAACTATATCACGCTGGAACCCACCGACCTGCCCAAGCGGCTACCGTTGAGTCCTCCCACCGTCTTCCGGTACGTAAACGGTACCGCCATGTTCTACGGCGGCGAAGCCATGCTGGCGGTGCGCCTACCCTACGCCCTGACGTTCACCACAACGGGTAGCTACCTGTGGGGCCGCGACGAAACGCGCAACGAGCCGGCCTTTGGCATCGCCCCACCCCGCCTGGACCTCGGCCTCCGCTACGAGCCTTCAACCCGCTTCTTTGCCGAGCTCATCTTTCATCAGATAGCCCGTCAGCAACGCGTAGCCATCAGCCGCGGCGAAACGCCTACCGATGGCTATACCACGGTGGACCTGAAGACCGGCGTGCGCCTCCATCGACAGTGGCGCCTTCAGTTCGGCATACAGAACCTGACCGATGCCACCTATGCCGATCATCTGAATGCACGCAATCCGTTCACCGGTCACCGCATTCTTGAACCCGGTCGCGTCTTTTTCTTCGACCTGACCCTGGCGTTCTGA